From the Mobula birostris isolate sMobBir1 chromosome 22, sMobBir1.hap1, whole genome shotgun sequence genome, the window ctattctttgaagaaagaggacatctctgatgtcctgtaaCGTAAAGTCACttgctgggaacagatgtggcagagacgaagaaactgagaaaagggaatagcatttttataaAAGACATGGGGTGTGAAGAGATATAGTCAAGGTAACCATagaaatcagtaggtttataaaagatgtcggtcaACAGTTTGCCATATACATGAAGTAAGAATAACAATGCTTGAAATATAAAAACAACCAGAAAATCAGATGAGTATTGCTTGTGCCAATAATAATCACATTTGGCACCTGTTGCTTTGTTCCCTTCATTTATGACCCAAAAGACAGACTTTTTGCCCATCAGATCTATGCAGACTCTCAGAGAATCTCATTTTTCCAATAATTTCCTTGCAAATCTATTCTTTTACACATACCCATTAATATAACCAGTTCTCCAACCAGCCACCCACACAAGTACTTTacaacagccaattaacctatgaGCCCCACATATTTGAGATGTGTGAGGAAAGCAGAGCCCAGGGAGAAACCCACACAGAcaccagggagaatgtgcaaactctacatTAATAACACTGGAGTTAAGAGATAGCGGCACTACCTGCAACGGAACTCTACCTTTTCCTCTTTCCTTCTGCCACTGTGGGACAAGTggagttatcctctctggttcaggagcctgatggttgaggggtaataactgtccctggacCTGGtgctgagagtcctgaggctcccgtaccttcttcctgatggcagcagcgtgaagagaacatggcatggatggtgggggtccctgatgatggataatgctttcctgtgacaacacttcaagtagatgcgctcaatggtgggaagagctttatctgtgatggactaggccatatccactactttttggtcAGGTGCATTACAGGCAATATATTGTCTCCTTCACTCTGTCAATGATTTCAGATGTCTTTTTTGATATCACAGAGAGAAATAAATGCGCTGAGGATTGGTTTCTGTGCTGGTGGGGTCCTCAACAGAAAACTACCATGGATTATCTATGCAACATGATGAAATATTTTCAACCTTGCCTTTTGCTCAAACAAAGCCCCACCATCAATAAGGTTCTTGAAGCCTTTTCTTCCTACTCATATTTAATTGCCCACACCTACTCATAACTAGATCCCATCCACCGGTTGCAAGATCACATAGTCCAGTGCAGTGCAACTCTTCAGTATACTTGAGCCTCATTAGATTGGCATTTCATCATCTGTAGGTATTCCTGCAGCTGCTCCTGTCATGCCCTTCTGCACTCCACATTGATCCATGGCTGGACAGTAATGATAAGAGATATGCCAGTCATGGGGGTTATACATTATAGTAATGAATATTCTTGATGCCACACCTCATGGAACTCCAGTTCAAGGTGCTAGATCTGTTTTCTATGCATCTTATTCAGCACAATGGTGTCTCTGTTGAGAAGTCATGAGACTTTGTCTTCACAGAGACTGTACCATGGTCACTTCTACTAATGTTATCACGGACAGATGCACTGGCAATAAGAAGAATGGGGAGGATGCTGTAATATTTTTCACGCGTTCTGGCAACCATGTCTTTCAAAACTTGATTAGTGCTTCCAAGCTACTCTTGGTGATGAACACTGATGTCCCTAATCAAAGCACATCTACTGGAAATGGAGACGGACTTGTCAGCTGAGATTATATATAATAATCAGAAGAAGGCTTGTACTTGATTTGGagtctgcaggtcatccttgTTTTGTCTTAAATACCACAGTGCCAGCACCTAGGGATTATCATGGCACCCTGTCGGCAAGATATCATCTGCGTGATCCTATGAGCAACAACGTCAGCCTACTGCCTGACCAGTCCGATTAACAGCTTTCCCAATTTAGACATAACTTGCTAGATGTTTGAGAGCTTTGCAAAGCCAAGCAAGCTGGAAGCAACTTTGCTGTACCCAAATTTAATCCCTAGATCTATACCAGGTGGTTTATCTATAAAACTTTCCCCCTTTTCTGTAAATGAAGTGGTAATGCAAGAGACCTGTACTTGTCCATTTCAGAGTCATTCTTAATCATAGTTTGACCTCAGGCAGAAGTTAAACTACATAGGGATGGCAGATTTCTTCTCCTACAGAAGATCAGTCAGATTTTTCAACAATTTGATGGTTTTCATGATCATTAAAAGATAAATTATTTTTCCAAAATCAGCATCATTTTGAAACACAAATTCTACAGAAGCCATTTTGAGATTTGAACAGTGTCCAGATTGTTAATTCAAACCTCTCAATCAGTAATCCAAGAATTCAACCCCCAGATCACTGCATACCTTGTCAGAATTACTAAATTTAGACCAGAAAAAACATATCCACCttccacaccctccaccacccAAAATTCTTTACAGCCAATGAAATTTATCTTGTGTTATCAATACCAGAATGTAGAAAGTACTAAACCCAATGGTTATAAGATTACACATTAAATTTGATCAGATTATTTGCTTTAGCAAATGCCAATTCAAGAATAAATATTAATCACTACATCAAGTTGTTTTACATTAATCTGAGAAGGCAAAGAAGAAGTTGGTTTAATACTCCTTAAATTCATACCAGCCATTCAATAAGTACAAGGCAGAAATCTGTCAAATACAGGGACTTGCTGGAATATAACTGATTAAAGACATATGAAATACTTTCAAGAtgtgtatttctgtgatattcaAGCAGTGATATATAAGAAAATACTTTCTAATCCACACATTATGCACATTCATATCAAGGACAAGAACACATTCACTGAATACGAATACGAGTGTCACTAGTATATTACACAACATTGAAATGACAACATGAATTTGATTATATTTCCCCATCTAAATGAAACTAATCAACAGACAGTGGAAAAAGTGCATTTCACACCAATAGCACTGGTACTAATGAATAATCATGATACCTTTCCCTCTCGGAAATTAATGCAAAGTAGGGTTATAGCTCCCGGAATTTAATGGATAAGGGCTTTGATTAAAACTTTGCACGATATTACAGGGAAATTAACGAACTATTTCACTGGCTGGGTAACTTGTAGCAGCAAAGTCGGGATGTATTTCTGGAACCGAAAGAGAATAGAAAGTACGAAACAACGTTTGAATCCAAGCCATTACTAATTTCAAATCTAAAGCTCATTGAAATTTATGAAGTTCTATCACTACATTAAATTTATGAAGGACTACGAAACAAAAGCCAGGTATATAGGTCAAAGATTATACAATCCATTAGCATTCTCGAGTTTGCAAGTCCCCCTCAAACGGAGGCTATATAACTTATTCAGGGTTTCATTAACATCGTTTCGCATTCTTGTTTTCATCTGTCTCGATCCAAGAAAATGCTTTGCTTGTTAAAGTTTGCAACAGCTGTCATGCAAATAGAGTCCGTTTATTTAAGCGCATCGAGTGGTGTATGAGAATTGATATTTGTATGTATATGAAAGTGTATATCATACAAATGAATTCAAAATTACATGCTACAAGTTATATTGCAAGATAACACTATATCTGAGATATATTTAAATTCCCACCAACTCACTGTCTGTGGTTGGTCTATCCAGTTAACTTCAAACCCATCAAACGCGTGGCTTTGGACGTTCTTCTTTAATTCCCTGATCAATATCGGCTCCGCTTGCCGCAGAAAACGAACCAGACGCGGAAAATCAACCGATGGCTCGATGTCCTGATCCAGGACCGAGAGCTCTCGGCCGTCGTTCAGCTCTGTCTGCGTACTGATCTCCGCGCTACGTCGTATCTGCACTGAGGCTTCGGCACGCCGAACCTCCACTGTTTGACAAACTGCGTCACAGAGCTCAGGAGCTTTTCTCCAGCGCGACTCCACTGACACGGCCTCTTGTACCTCATCGGTGAACATGGTCCGTTAAGTTATAAAACCAAATAGAATCTAAATCGATTTTAGTTTATTTCTTAACCGAAATGTTCAGAGCTAAGGACTCATCcgcctcccacacacacacaaaaaagaacCCTCTGTCACACAGAGCATGAGCTAATATTCGACGCGACCCAATCAGCGCGCCCTGTCGCCATGACGACCTGGTCCAATTGGTGCCCAATGCCTCCTGACGTCACCGTGGCCCCTCGCGCCGCCACGGCCGCCGCCAAGACTGGCCAATGGAAGGCAACGCTGAAGGGTATGTAGGCGCAAGGGCGGCGCACTGCGCATGCGTGGTAGTTTGGAGCGCTTGTGGTGTGTACGCGCGCGTGCGTGTGGAGCTATTGGGCTCGAGCGTTTTTTTACTGTGGTAGAGGCGCGAGACCCACTGAGCCTTCGAGGGGGGAAAAGAGACCGAACCAAgggaagattaaaaaaaaagcgCGAGTCAGagcttttcatcttttttttcctcctttttttATTTCCCCCTCTTTCCTTCTTCCAAGATGTCGGTCCCAGCGACAAAGATGAGTAAAAAAGAGGTGAACTCGAACCATGATGGAGCAGACGAGACCTCAGGTAATTTCGAGacacaggatttttttttgctaAATGTATGTATTGTGTATAAAGCTGTGTAAGTTGTGTTTGGAACCTTCTGTGAGTTGAGTGAAGGCCTGTTTGAGTATGTATAAtattaatgtgtgtgtgtgtatatatgcgcGGAATGGCGGTCCCACGCTCCCCCTCTCGGTCAGGCTGGAGAGGAGCTGAAAGACAGCGCGGGAGGGTAACTCATTCACTCCGGCGCCATGTTTATGAACTCGCgtacagagggagagaaaaaaagacagaatctctcctcctcctccctcattgtGTAAGGCGGCCgccatgataccaggaaagagAAACGGAGCCGCCGCGGCCTGCTCATCAGCCGGAGGTGAGTTGCTCCATTTCTCCACACACGCACTCCCGCCTCCACGCGAATGCAAGAGCGGCAAGGGCAATGTGCTGCGAGCGATGTTCCGACTGTTGCCTCCCGCTAGTATCTGCATTACTTGGGGTGGGTTGGAGACTGGCGACTGGGGAACAGAGGCCTAACCACGCGGCCTGGTGTTAAAGGGATTAGCTTTTTCTTGCTCGTTGGGAGTAAGGTGATTTGAACCGCGAGCGCCGGAAATGGAAAGCCACAATACTACTCAAACCATAACTCCACACATGGGGTATTTGTAGAGATTAATTTTATTGAGCTCCGCTTTGGTTTTAAGACTTGCAtattttccttttaaaattgGTGGTTTGTGTGCTTCTGAGACGTATTCTCGGAAATAAAATCCGCctaaaagtcaaatttatttccaGAGTTTTATTTCAACCATTATGAAACGGGGGAATTGAATACATAAATCAAAATCGTAAAAATCGTGTGATAGCACAAATGAACCTATCGTAAATAATATGCATGTTTCGGCAGTTTTTCGTTACAATTGATTTATTTTGTTCTGTAGAGCCATCGAAGTAGTGACTTCCTTTGGGTAGGAACCACGCGGCCTGTAATTTAGCAGGGGTTCATTCAACACAAAGGGAAGCGGCACTGAAACGTGGGTCGTTGGCGAATTGTTGACGTTTCTTGGTTTAGATTCGTTATAGCTGAGGTCCGATTAGGATGGAGGAGGAGTTTTGGAGCAATGTGAATCGGGCATCTATTTGTGAATGCCATGTTCTATCGCTAATTTTTCCGGTTCTAGTTGAGAAGTGTGATAAATAGAGAGAGCTCGTTGAGTATATTCCTTGAGGGTAATCTAGAGCCATTTAACTAAATTTACTTCTGGTTTTCTATTAAATTCTGGAATGTTTTCTACGAAGTTCATTAAGTGAGTGTTTGTTCCTTTGAAGCTTGCCCATTGCTTTCTAAGATTTAATGTAATTCTTTTTAAACATAAGTTCATGACCTTTGATGCATAATGAAGTTTACTGCTTTCAGCACAAGATTGAGTGTGGCATTGACTTGTATTTGAAAGGCAGCATGCTTTAAGATGACGCTTTTCAGAGAAGTTTTTCATGTAGCTGCATCATTTAGAATTATTAAGCGATTAAGATTTTTAAAATACTTGCTAATGTTGTGAtttttttatttaaataattttaaaacatgAAACTTTGCTTGTAGAAAAAGAGCAACAGGAAGCcattgaacacattgatgaagtacAAAATGAAATAGACAGGTAAGGTTAAATAATTTCTGTAACTTTGCATTTTAGCTCCATGGAGCAAATGTCTGGTTTAGCATCAGACAGCATCATTGTTTGAAAATATTTCCTCTGCTTAATTTGATTCTGATGATGAGACTTTGTAAAATTGCTTTCAAGTCTATCAAATTAATAGAAAATCTCTTATTTAATTTTTTGCTGATTTTTAAAGAATTGCTGTACATATTGATAATAAATTGCTGCTATTGTAGATGTACTTATTAAAGTTATTTTTAGTTTTATAAAGGATATTCTGAGTTTTTCAATGCTGACACTATTTGCAGGTGGTCAGCTTCACATTTGGATTCCCTCTGAATAGTTAATTTCTGATCCAAATCCAAAATTGTGCCTTGATCTTTTAGTTTATTGGGAGATATTCGCTTGGCTTGTTTAAAAACTGATGTTGCCCTTTTTATAAAAATTGCCCTCTTTAAATTTATTGAAGTTGCCCATTACAGCTAACTCGCTGTAGTCCCCTACTTGCCCTGATTGAATTTTGTTTGTACTTCTAAAGTTTGTGCAGACCTGCGCTGTAGTTGTGAATTAATTATTACTCTGTGGCTGCAGctaaacataacaccccatcattTTGTAACCAAATACTTCTAGAGTTTGCTTGGCATTTTAGTTGAGATTTTTTAATGCATCTCTCAAtttgctgaattggaaaattGGTACATTACTATTTAAAATGAGCAAAAATCCAATATGAAGAAACTTGGGTTATATGGCTATATTCAATTTAAGTAGGCAATCAGGTTTGTGGATTATTAGTTAGCACTCATTTGAAAGGTTACAAGGGGGGAGTGGTGAAATAGTAGTGGTGTAAGTGAGAGGAGAGTTATAGAGCTTGTATTTCAGTGGATAATTTGCTGTCTTGGAAGAGGTCAGTATAATTTATGTTGACTTATGATTTTGGCAACTAATTGTTCATCTGGCTTCACTTTTTTTTTGGAGAGACCTTTAGCAATGCATGCTGGATTGTGAACAGAAGTGTGGTAAATTGTATATCTTGAACTCTTTGTCTTTTTTACTTTTTGCCTCAAATGTAATATTCAATAGGCTACTAATAATTGTGACTGTTTTTAAACCTATTTTTGCTTAGGCTGAATGAACAGGCAAGTGAGGAAATTTTGAAAGTAGAGCAAAAATACAACAAGCTACGCCAGCCATATTTCCAGAAGCGGTCAGAACTCATTGCCAAAATCCCCAATTTTTGGGTGACCACGTTTGTCAACCATCCACAAGGTAAGCAGTAAAATGAAGTGAATTTTGGTGGTCAAACTCTGGAAGGTCATTAAATAGGACATTTATTTGAAGATGGGTTGTCTTGTGAAaatgaaattttcatgttttgctGAAAGTACTATGTTCAACTGAGCAGTATAGTCTTTGTAACTGTCTAATTAGTGTAATACTTTAAGGCTACGATATGTTGATAAACTGAACTTTATAGCTTTTGTAATTATTATTACTTGCCAAGAGGTGGCTCTCCTTAATGGTGACCCCTGGAGGGAGCCATTGTTTATTGCACATTGTAATTAAAATGGTGTGGCTTACTGCACTTACAATTTGAAGCACTGAGTATTTGGTATTTGTGTGGGGCTAGAGCTTCAGTGGATTATGCTGCTTCTGTGGTCAAAAATTGTTTCCCAAGCTAGGTTGTAGCTTTTTTGTGGCCTTTGGCATAGAATCATATAATAAATGATTATAACTTGATGCCAACTCTTTCCAAGTTTGTTATGTATTGTTTTTACAACTGGGTTAAATGTGGTAGTAATTACAAAGACAAGTTAAGTTcatttctgctttaaatctaAACTTAATTCCAGTTTTAACATTTGGGAAGATTTAGAGTAGATCTATCCATCACCTATTCAATTTTTACCCACCTAAATATTCCTGTGGTGGGTATCTGTATAAAATTGATTGTTTTCTCATTATTGATAATGCCTGGTGCAATCCCATAAAGTAAACACCTTGCTTCATGGACAGGATTCTGTGAAAATTTTTATAATTCTGCGGTAAAATTTGGTGGCAGCTTGAGTCTATATGTAAATTGGGGTGTATAGCAAAGTGGGGGGTTTCCACAGCTGAAATTTTTATCTTCTGTCTTGCTCCATTGCATCCCTGAAGGGGAGGATCTCTGGGAATCATATTTCCTTTCTAATTCACAAAGACtttttgttggggggggggagctaaAATTGATGCCCAATTCAGCTTTTTTTGGCAAAGTGGGtagtttaattttgtttttaatgtaACACGTTATTGCTCTAGATTGTTAATATGTAATTATTTGTAATACAGTTACTGCTTATCCAACAGTGTTTGAAATTGTATGAATAAATGTATTTGCCTTTCACCAATGTCCATTTGTACTGTGGGAAATTCCTGTAGTTGAGTAGAATAAGGATCTGTGACAACCAAGAGATGTATTTGAAAAATGTTGATTGTGGACCTCTGACTTGCTGACTTAATTATTAGAGGAATTTTGACATGTACAAATTATTTTGTCCATGGATGCATGTTAATGTGTTTCCTTTTTTATTTTGTGCTCTGAATTCAGCATCTTACGTATACTGCTATTTTCTCATAAGTGAGCCACTTAGTGTTTTGACACTTCACATTGAACTGAAATCCTTTGATGGTGTTTTTTATACCTTTATTACTAAGTATTAATAAATTCTATGACTGGGTTAAACTTAAAATTTGCTATTttgtttccagtatctgcacttCTGGGAGAAGAGGATGAAGAGGCACTGCATTATCTGACAAGAGTGGAAGTGACAGAATTCGAAGATATCAAATCAGGTTATAGAATAGATTTTGTAAGTATATCAATCAATTGTAAAATAACTTGTAGTTTATAATCATAACGTACATAAATCTTTATTATAATGTGTGGAAACAGCATATGGTTTAAACACGCAATCTATGTGGATGTTGTGTTTTTACCTACCAATTGTAATTGTTATGCTCTGTTTTATAGTAAGATGCTGTACTTAATGCATTTAACCTTATTTCTCTAGCGGCCAATGAATATTTCTTAAACTTGTAAATAGAATGGAGTTATAAATCCATATTTGATTTATAGTTAGGAATAAATTAATACCTAGAGCttggatgatacaaagagatcCCAGAGATATGGATATCCTGTTTAATACTACACTGGTACCTCACATTCATTGCTGGCCAGTCTGTTTTGTCTGATTGCTCTGAATCACAAACTCTAAAGGGTGgtatttggggtggggggggggtgatggtaCACATTCACTGTTGTGATGGACAAGTTCAGCTTAATTATGTGCTCTGAAAAGTTGGGTAATTGACCTAAGTGAGGTAGTGGTTATTTAGCCTGTTGTAAGTTCAAAACTGGAAGAAGATTTAAATTGCTATGTATAATTATGATTTCTGTGCAAGTTCAAGCAGATTTGatttttctgtgttgatgtgacATTTTCCCAGTAAAACCAATTTGCATTTGCAGCTAACATTTTGTGAAATTGCAGTTTCAATAAAGCTGATGCAAATATTTAGAATTTTTTGTGTAGCTTTTCCTTAAAGTAATCTTGACTCATCTCGTGGGTAGTTGCTATCATTTTGTGCAGGGTGATTTTTGTTTTACTCTTGCCCCGGTTTTCTTTTGGTTCAAAATTTTTCTCTTGTATTAACATTGGAAGAAATCTAATAGATGGCTTTTGTTTTCAGTATTTTGATGAGAacccgtactttgataataaagttctGTCCAAAGAGTTTCATCTGAATGAAAATGGAGATCCATCTTCAAAATCAACAGAAATCAAATGGAAACCAGGAAAGGTAAGGCTGACCAATAGATAAAGTCTAACAGCATACAGTGCCAAAAAAGGTGGGAAAACTTGCAAAAAGGGAAACAGTGCTCCTGTATTATCATGGATGCTTTAGTAATTTAATAGATCAATATTTTCATATTATTGGCTTTGAAAGTATCCAGATTTGTATTAATTGCAAGATGATGTCAaagtcctttttttttaaaagcggcggggggggggcgcggtgtgGAACACTTGTTCCATTTACCATCTACAACTAAAGGGAAAGACTGTTAGGATGAGGACAATTGACTATTTAATAAACTTATGAAAGATAAAGTATTATGGAGCCAAAGTGTAAAATTTTCAGGAATTGGCCACCGTCTAAGGCAAATATCAGGCTTAAAAAATGTTTCCCATTTCTATACTACCCGAGACTACAGGAGATGTGACTTGTCATTTTCACGGTTTAAGGTCCAGTCCAATaaattttaatttattgagatacagcatagaattgGCTCTTTTGGCCTTTGGATTCCTACTGTTAGCAGCTTAAAATTAGATCAGTAATTGCTTCATTCTATAATTTTAATGTTGCTAAGATGTATCTAGGTAGAGTGCTTataagattttttttctgtttttccctGTTTACTAAGCAGTTATTTTTAAATCTTTAGCATTGTTGCTAGAGAGGTACAAAATTGTCTTCAAGATTGTTAAATTTAGCTTTGACTTTTTATTCTCTTCTATAGTATTGATTTTAAATATATGGCAGCAGTTTTTCTTTCCCCTTCCAGATAATAGAtcatgacaaaagcttaagagcAGATCTTGTAATATGATATAGTGGTATTATTCATGTTGAAACCCTTTGGTTTTCTCTACATCTTTGTCATTGTGCTGAATTAAACTTATCCTTAATTTTTCACTTGAGAATAATGAGATAACTGAGCTCCTTCGTATCGCCAGTGTTGTATTTTAAATTCCCTTGCTGACCTTAATGCAATGGGTTGTCTATAATATATTCATGTTACCTTTAAGGACCTGACAAAGCGCTCCAGCCAGTCACAAACCAAAGTGGGCAGGAAGCGGCAACATGAAGAGCCAGAAAGCTTTTTCACCTGGTTTACTGATCACTCAGATGCTGGTGCAGATGAACTCGGAGAGGTTATCAAGGATGACATCTGGCCGAACCCCTTGCAGTACTATTTAGTGAGTGCATTTTATTTTTTGTCAGTTTGTATGTTTTGATTGCTGCTCTTAATCGTTTAAGAAGTCTAGCTTTATCAGCAGTTGTAGGAAATTCAGTTCTAGTTTTTGATCAAAAGTGGCCCAAAATGGTCTGGTTTTGACTGGATTGATTTTAAATTTACTTTCTATCTAGGAACATGGGATGGTATTATGTTAATTTTTCTGAAGCTAATTTAGTTTCATTCACTGGATGTAGTCAATTGTAATTCTGGCATTTGCTGTATTATCTAAATGCGCTGAAAGCTGTTTGAGTTAGTTGAGGATCTAGGTTTTCAACTAGGCCAGACTAAGAATATCCTGGATAGAGCTGTTTGGGTTGTTTTACTGAATTGTTGCCATAGTTGATGTTAGTTTCATATTCTAGATAAAACTTAAATTCTCCAGTTTCCTTTGTGATTGAATTTACTGATTAAATGCCATCCCATGTCAGTAGTAAGCTGGTATTTGAATATTCATTGTTTATCAGTATATACACTTATTGAAATCTAAGTTTGCTGCAACAGCTTTGCTTTATTTCACTTTGTAGCTTCATGTCATCCAGTGTTGCCCCATTATTGACAATGATGATGTGTTCCCAGGTTCCAGATATGGAAGATGAAGAAGGGGACGGTGAAGAAGAAGATGAAGAtgaggaagaagaggagggtttgGAGGACATTGATGAAGAGGGTGATGAAGATGAagaagaagatgaggaggaagaggaagaaggggaagaagcaGAGGTTAGAGCAGTTGCTTCTGTTTGAAATGTACAGTCTATAATTTTTATACGGCAGGCTAGTTTGGGTAATGAATACAAAATCCAGATTTTGAGTGTCATTTAACCATTATATGATTACTTGCTAACGTATCTTGTAGGAACTTTAAGTAGGTTATGGTCAATTTTCTAAATAAAAGTATTAAATATCTACTGATTGTTGCATGATTCCTGTGGTTTTCAATTATCAATTGTTCTTGGAAAATAATTTTAGACATTGTCACTGACCTTTGTCCCTTTTCTTTTTAGgaggaggaaggagaagatgaCTGATTTGTTTGCTGTTGACATTCACCACCTCCCcctacttttttttttctttagtcCCTGGGAGCAAGTTGCTGTCTTTTTGTGCTCAGTTTCCTTGTTCTCCTGAGGTCCTTAAACCATATACACAATTGGGATGAGTTACATGCGCAAACAACAGTGGCAATCTCTTTCTGCCATTTTCCATGAACTGATGAATTGTCCTCTAACCAGATGATCAGCACACAGACCTCCATAGTAATgtgctttgtattttttttactttttattttaacCCCACCACTGACAAATTCCCTCTGTTGGAAGCCCAGAACTTCTCTCTACCTTTTGTGCTGTGACCATAGATAATTTTGAATAGGCTTTTTTCTTACCAGTTCTGGCCCAGAGATTACACTGTGTTTCCATGTGATGTGGACAAATGGCAGTTACCATCGTCCTTGtttccttctctcttgtaacaaaTTGGGGTGTGATTGAAGCGCCTGGGGTAGATGCAGAT encodes:
- the setb gene encoding SET nuclear proto-oncogene b isoform X1 — translated: MSVPATKMSKKEVNSNHDGADETSEKEQQEAIEHIDEVQNEIDRLNEQASEEILKVEQKYNKLRQPYFQKRSELIAKIPNFWVTTFVNHPQVSALLGEEDEEALHYLTRVEVTEFEDIKSGYRIDFYFDENPYFDNKVLSKEFHLNENGDPSSKSTEIKWKPGKDLTKRSSQSQTKVGRKRQHEEPESFFTWFTDHSDAGADELGEVIKDDIWPNPLQYYLVPDMEDEEGDGEEEDEDEEEEEGLEDIDEEGDEDEEEDEEEEEEGEEAEEEEGEDD
- the setb gene encoding SET nuclear proto-oncogene b isoform X2, which encodes MIPGKRNGAAAACSSAGEKEQQEAIEHIDEVQNEIDRLNEQASEEILKVEQKYNKLRQPYFQKRSELIAKIPNFWVTTFVNHPQVSALLGEEDEEALHYLTRVEVTEFEDIKSGYRIDFYFDENPYFDNKVLSKEFHLNENGDPSSKSTEIKWKPGKDLTKRSSQSQTKVGRKRQHEEPESFFTWFTDHSDAGADELGEVIKDDIWPNPLQYYLVPDMEDEEGDGEEEDEDEEEEEGLEDIDEEGDEDEEEDEEEEEEGEEAEEEEGEDD